A DNA window from Streptococcus parapneumoniae contains the following coding sequences:
- a CDS encoding ATP-binding protein: MKEQFKEFNNRKILDTVCDIHQVNYWEISVPVLGSSERKVQAFCPECVKGEIKQKEQDLLQQFEDKQAYFKTYDVLMRDSTIPNELKGATFDNFLVKTTEERQMLEFVKGQAQKYLAGMTGNTLISGSTGIGKSHLSLALAKEINESFREKNEPKSVLFVSLTEIIKQIKEGWAYGRNANLTEYEAVKKLVDVDFLIIDDLGAKNGTVTPKSDWEQDFLFDIINNRETTIFNTNLDSSELRTVYNARNSSRILKGLEGNTFKAFTIKDKRYTINTVRGEYQ, encoded by the coding sequence ATGAAGGAACAATTTAAAGAATTTAATAACAGAAAAATATTGGATACGGTTTGCGATATTCACCAGGTAAATTATTGGGAAATTTCTGTACCGGTTTTAGGGAGTTCAGAAAGAAAAGTACAAGCTTTTTGCCCGGAGTGTGTGAAGGGAGAGATTAAACAAAAAGAGCAAGACTTGTTACAGCAGTTTGAGGATAAACAGGCTTACTTTAAAACTTATGATGTCTTAATGCGTGATAGTACGATTCCTAACGAGTTGAAGGGAGCGACGTTTGATAATTTCCTTGTTAAGACGACAGAGGAGCGCCAGATGTTGGAGTTTGTAAAGGGGCAAGCCCAGAAGTACCTGGCAGGTATGACGGGAAATACTTTAATTAGTGGTAGTACAGGAATAGGAAAAAGTCATTTATCGCTTGCACTAGCTAAAGAAATCAATGAGAGCTTCAGGGAGAAAAACGAGCCAAAGAGTGTTTTGTTTGTCAGCCTAACCGAGATTATCAAGCAGATAAAAGAAGGATGGGCATATGGAAGAAATGCAAACTTAACAGAGTATGAGGCGGTTAAAAAGTTAGTTGATGTAGATTTTCTAATCATCGATGACCTGGGGGCAAAAAATGGGACGGTAACACCTAAGAGTGACTGGGAACAGGATTTCTTGTTTGATATTATCAATAATCGAGAAACTACGATTTTCAACACGAACTTAGACAGTAGCGAACTGCGGACGGTATACAATGCTAGAAATTCAAGTAGAATTTTGAAAGGTTTAGAAGGGAACACTTTCAAAGCTTTCACGATCAAAGATAAGAGATACACTATAAATACAGTGAGGGGAGAATATCAATGA
- a CDS encoding replication protein gives MAKEQRSTKWTFLFYEESAPENYLNILEELHIPFILSPWHDKDVNRQTGEFKKSHKHGAFFFDSLKSYSQVSNIISDKLNGPAHVEVVMSPTGLFDYFTHAENPDKTPYNIEDIEVGCGFNLEKFLMEMNSSDFIHEVVDIIEENDFTEFEELVWYARANNTNLLGLIIERTYFFAKYLDSRRYNPNRLHNSNTEEKENNE, from the coding sequence ATGGCAAAAGAACAGCGCTCAACCAAATGGACGTTTCTCTTCTACGAGGAAAGCGCACCAGAGAACTACTTGAATATATTAGAGGAACTCCATATTCCGTTTATTCTTAGTCCTTGGCACGATAAGGATGTTAATAGACAGACGGGAGAGTTCAAGAAATCGCACAAACACGGTGCTTTCTTCTTTGATTCACTGAAAAGCTATTCACAAGTATCAAATATCATCAGTGACAAACTAAACGGTCCAGCACATGTGGAGGTAGTTATGTCTCCCACTGGTTTATTTGACTACTTTACCCATGCGGAAAATCCAGATAAGACCCCCTACAACATTGAGGATATTGAAGTCGGTTGTGGCTTTAATTTAGAAAAATTCTTGATGGAGATGAACTCCTCGGATTTTATACATGAAGTAGTTGATATTATCGAAGAGAACGACTTTACCGAATTTGAAGAATTGGTCTGGTATGCCCGAGCAAACAATACCAATTTATTAGGACTCATTATTGAACGTACATATTTCTTCGCCAAATACCTAGATTCACGAAGATACAATCCTAATCGACTCCATAATTCAAACACAGAGGAGAAAGAGAATAATGAATAA
- a CDS encoding conserved phage C-terminal domain-containing protein — translation MAKTKIYFWLKVDKKFFDNLFIKRLKNMPGGYTMTVIYIRLMLESLEDDCILYYEGYFDSLVQELALKLDVSEDDINMTVAYFTKCGLIQIDDDGHATLSQAKAMVESETNWAKYKRDQRKNSQDIPKLENVQNKKTISNSCPTEIEIEIDKESDKDKELYKEYILSGKPDFTFPNWLTPRMIEEITKGHPEKYLIRIPLAYLNHTVGKNYKYLDKNLKPIIARFKEGYTLEDFKQVIDIKTAEWKDSPEFSKYLRPETLFGTKFDGYLNQKPKTIKGKFEDNFPDLPF, via the coding sequence ATGGCAAAGACTAAAATATATTTTTGGTTAAAAGTTGATAAGAAGTTTTTTGATAACCTTTTTATTAAGCGACTTAAAAATATGCCTGGTGGCTACACTATGACAGTGATTTATATCCGCCTTATGTTGGAAAGTTTAGAAGATGATTGTATTTTGTACTATGAAGGATATTTTGATAGTTTGGTACAGGAATTAGCTTTAAAACTGGATGTTTCTGAAGATGATATAAATATGACAGTTGCGTATTTTACAAAATGCGGACTAATTCAGATAGACGATGATGGCCATGCTACATTATCGCAAGCAAAAGCCATGGTTGAGAGTGAAACAAACTGGGCGAAATATAAGCGAGACCAAAGAAAAAATAGTCAAGATATACCAAAATTGGAGAATGTCCAAAATAAAAAGACTATTTCCAACTCATGTCCAACAGAGATAGAGATAGAGATAGATAAAGAGTCAGATAAAGATAAAGAGTTATATAAAGAATATATATTGTCAGGTAAACCGGACTTTACTTTCCCAAATTGGTTAACTCCGAGAATGATCGAGGAAATAACTAAAGGACATCCTGAGAAGTATTTAATAAGAATCCCTCTAGCTTATCTGAATCATACAGTAGGGAAAAATTATAAATATTTGGACAAAAATTTGAAGCCGATAATAGCACGATTCAAAGAAGGCTATACACTTGAAGATTTTAAACAGGTGATAGATATTAAAACGGCAGAATGGAAGGATAGCCCTGAATTTTCTAAATATCTGAGACCAGAAACACTTTTCGGAACTAAGTTTGACGGTTATTTGAATCAAAAGCCTAAAACCATAAAAGGGAAGTTTGAAGATAACTTCCCAGACCTACCATTTTAG
- a CDS encoding DUF722 domain-containing protein yields MYELSNRDLDEIDIELGRYRTLANKIYLRRQELIHNKKHSTEDYTGGKGKTVSSPTEATIIRIEEDQTLRYLEGFKLVVDTLMENLIESDLVIFKMRYLEAGATWEDVAEKLNKTTRYINSRRKVIAKRFVELKGY; encoded by the coding sequence ATGTACGAGTTGAGTAACAGAGACCTGGACGAGATAGATATTGAGTTAGGACGATATAGAACGCTTGCTAATAAAATTTATTTGAGAAGACAGGAACTGATACATAATAAGAAACATAGCACTGAAGATTACACTGGTGGGAAAGGCAAGACAGTATCTAGTCCTACTGAAGCGACAATCATTAGAATTGAAGAAGACCAAACACTAAGATATTTAGAAGGCTTCAAACTAGTTGTAGATACCTTGATGGAAAACTTAATTGAAAGTGATCTAGTAATTTTTAAAATGAGATATTTAGAAGCTGGTGCGACTTGGGAAGACGTGGCAGAGAAACTAAATAAAACTACTCGTTATATAAATAGCCGTAGAAAGGTAATCGCTAAAAGATTTGTGGAATTGAAAGGATATTGA
- a CDS encoding helix-turn-helix transcriptional regulator, with product MSKLRGYRVMLGLTQQQMADKLDISLQSYNNKELGKTPFNDKERLAIKSMVAEIKPDITIDELFYS from the coding sequence ATGAGCAAACTACGAGGTTATCGGGTTATGTTGGGACTGACTCAACAACAGATGGCAGACAAGTTAGATATTTCTTTGCAGTCATATAATAACAAAGAATTAGGGAAAACGCCATTCAATGACAAAGAACGTCTAGCAATTAAGTCAATGGTTGCAGAAATCAAGCCAGATATAACCATAGATGAACTATTTTATAGCTAG
- a CDS encoding Rha family transcriptional regulator — protein MELVYMDGRKEPYTLSSIVAECTGLQHHTITKTIRKHQARFERFGKVGFKIQAMESGQNTKDYILNEQQATLLVTFLKNTEQVANFKTNLVKAFFEMRDELSKRQLQRELEKPKRKSLTEAIQTWEKAPKHAYSTLTNLLLKGVTGKNKAQLMKERKSKNGIDGLTSAELTNYQRLEDMAIAMINLNRGYSEIKELIFKV, from the coding sequence ATGGAACTGGTTTACATGGACGGTAGAAAAGAGCCGTATACACTGAGCAGTATCGTAGCAGAATGTACTGGATTGCAACATCACACAATAACCAAGACAATCCGCAAACATCAAGCAAGGTTTGAACGGTTCGGGAAGGTTGGATTTAAAATCCAAGCTATGGAAAGTGGCCAGAATACTAAGGATTATATTTTGAATGAGCAACAAGCGACCTTGTTAGTTACATTCTTAAAAAATACTGAGCAAGTGGCCAACTTCAAAACCAACCTAGTCAAAGCATTCTTTGAAATGCGTGACGAACTTTCCAAGCGACAATTACAGAGAGAACTGGAAAAGCCAAAGCGTAAAAGCTTAACTGAAGCTATTCAAACATGGGAGAAAGCACCTAAGCATGCCTATAGTACCCTTACAAACTTACTACTAAAGGGAGTGACAGGGAAGAATAAAGCGCAACTCATGAAGGAGCGAAAAAGTAAGAACGGCATTGATGGCTTGACAAGTGCAGAACTGACAAACTATCAACGTTTGGAAGATATGGCAATAGCTATGATTAATTTGAATAGGGGATATTCAGAAATTAAGGAATTAATTTTTAAAGTATAG
- a CDS encoding site-specific integrase: protein METETIIHNGKKVIKKIKKDKSISYTLKGAFLGKDIKTGKQVTTTITAKTLKQLDRAIIRARLEFEKNGSTREKVIVIDTLEDLAEEWFKSYKTWVNSHNTLNRVRGYLDNYIIPKFGDYKPDKIESADIQLWLNGLAKKSKESIESGIKRADKGNAKDFGAVIHKLKDIFDYGITNYGLITNPVSSVKIPPKPKSNKQRIMVLHDDSLVIWLNYLESLDNNRANRRFKLICNTLLASALRINELLALTIDDLDFENSSINVSKTLMWKTANKKDGTKGEVICKATPKTDAGNRSVPVPLPIVEKLRDFHHEMNLYLELHNRHRTKLIFPTIYGNYMCDRNERTTLKKRLVGLGLPNYGFHLFRHTHASMLLNAGTNWKELQVRMGHKSISTTMDTYAELAPQRKLEAVGIYLEKIAELTQ from the coding sequence ATGGAAACTGAAACAATTATTCATAATGGCAAAAAAGTCATTAAAAAAATCAAAAAAGATAAGTCCATCTCATACACTTTGAAGGGGGCATTTCTGGGAAAAGATATCAAAACTGGTAAGCAAGTCACTACTACCATTACAGCTAAGACACTAAAACAGTTAGATAGAGCAATCATTCGAGCACGACTAGAATTTGAAAAAAATGGCTCAACACGAGAAAAAGTTATCGTCATTGATACACTGGAAGATTTAGCTGAAGAATGGTTTAAATCATATAAGACCTGGGTCAACTCACATAATACTCTGAACAGAGTAAGAGGTTATCTTGATAATTATATTATCCCTAAATTTGGAGATTACAAACCAGATAAAATTGAATCTGCGGATATCCAGCTTTGGTTAAATGGTTTGGCAAAGAAATCAAAAGAGTCCATTGAATCTGGTATAAAGCGTGCTGATAAAGGTAATGCTAAAGATTTTGGTGCTGTTATCCATAAGTTGAAAGATATTTTTGACTATGGAATTACAAACTATGGACTAATCACTAATCCTGTTAGCTCTGTTAAGATACCACCTAAGCCAAAATCAAATAAGCAACGCATCATGGTATTACATGATGATAGTCTTGTAATATGGCTTAATTATCTTGAAAGTTTAGATAACAATAGAGCCAATCGTAGATTTAAGTTAATTTGTAATACTTTATTAGCCTCCGCTTTGCGAATAAATGAACTACTTGCGTTGACGATTGATGACCTAGATTTTGAAAATTCTTCTATTAATGTCAGTAAAACATTGATGTGGAAAACCGCAAATAAAAAAGATGGGACAAAAGGGGAAGTTATCTGTAAAGCTACACCAAAAACTGATGCAGGAAATCGCTCTGTCCCTGTCCCTCTCCCCATAGTAGAAAAACTCAGAGATTTCCACCACGAAATGAACTTGTATCTTGAATTGCACAACAGACATAGAACAAAACTGATTTTCCCTACAATCTATGGCAACTATATGTGTGATAGAAACGAGAGAACAACTCTTAAGAAAAGGTTAGTAGGTCTTGGATTACCAAACTATGGTTTCCATTTGTTCCGACATACTCATGCTTCAATGTTGCTCAACGCTGGCACAAATTGGAAAGAACTTCAAGTCAGAATGGGACATAAATCAATTTCAACTACAATGGATACTTACGCTGAATTAGCACCACAACGAAAGTTAGAAGCTGTGGGGATTTATCTTGAAAAGATTGCTGAGCTAACGCAATAA
- a CDS encoding Panacea domain-containing protein produces MNMEKFANHIIAVAKENKLPITNLQLQKIMYFAFKLAKEDEIIEESFLREMYDQPFEVWQYGPVVREQYLRFRRFSSEIIIGHFEKSPSLRLLDQIIIELLKTDVFTLIDISHRIPFWSMNSDKICGYTSTVKYRFEDI; encoded by the coding sequence ATGAATATGGAAAAATTTGCAAATCACATTATTGCAGTTGCTAAAGAAAATAAATTACCAATTACTAATCTTCAACTGCAAAAAATTATGTATTTCGCTTTTAAACTAGCAAAAGAAGATGAGATTATTGAAGAATCATTTCTGAGAGAAATGTATGATCAACCTTTTGAGGTTTGGCAGTATGGGCCAGTTGTTCGTGAGCAATATTTGAGGTTTAGAAGGTTTTCATCAGAGATTATTATTGGACATTTTGAAAAATCGCCTTCTTTGAGACTATTAGATCAAATAATCATAGAGTTGTTGAAGACAGATGTATTTACTTTAATTGATATTAGCCACCGTATTCCGTTCTGGTCTATGAACAGTGATAAAATTTGTGGATATACTAGTACAGTAAAATATCGATTTGAGGATATTTAA
- a CDS encoding RNA polymerase sigma factor: MSNKVQERRERKIKEAFKAKNWNEVTRLLQQEQSNAERRDRYHHKRSMEESISRNDGKRRERYEVVASSDLNPEEALILAELRQAIREAKASLSEIDSKIVEMIAEQGSSYKETARYITEHYKKMSDVTVKSHYCKALKKLAPLLKSYR, encoded by the coding sequence ATGAGCAATAAAGTACAAGAACGCCGTGAGCGTAAAATCAAAGAAGCTTTTAAAGCTAAAAATTGGAATGAAGTAACTCGTTTGCTTCAACAAGAACAAAGTAATGCAGAACGGCGTGACCGATACCACCATAAACGAAGTATGGAAGAAAGCATATCTCGTAATGACGGTAAACGACGTGAACGCTATGAAGTAGTTGCAAGTTCTGATTTGAATCCCGAAGAAGCTTTAATCCTAGCGGAGTTAAGACAAGCTATTCGTGAAGCTAAAGCATCCCTATCAGAAATTGACAGTAAGATTGTTGAAATGATAGCGGAACAAGGTTCAAGCTATAAAGAAACGGCTCGCTATATCACTGAACATTACAAGAAAATGAGTGATGTAACTGTCAAATCTCATTATTGTAAAGCACTAAAAAAATTAGCTCCTTTATTAAAAAGTTATCGCTAA
- a CDS encoding helix-turn-helix domain-containing protein has product MNRLKELRQEKKLSQKEIADLLEVSEKTISRWENGENAIKSDKAQQLADYFKVGVGYLLGDDERRTTYLSSTIEKYSDNMESPVDFAGYGLLALTRGEKVRDTVIENLREITDYYGHKRFSKEEFKNWNQEKKDFMLKEMQNYADTSIGRFLAGLMTFPDKTKITIIDFLSLDKRDREAISTIISSLADNPVLHKDYED; this is encoded by the coding sequence ATGAATAGATTGAAAGAATTAAGACAAGAAAAAAAGCTATCTCAAAAAGAAATAGCTGATCTCCTAGAAGTAAGTGAAAAAACTATATCCCGATGGGAAAATGGTGAAAACGCAATAAAATCAGACAAAGCCCAGCAACTTGCCGATTACTTTAAGGTCGGCGTTGGATATCTTTTGGGAGATGATGAAAGAAGAACAACCTACCTATCATCTACTATAGAGAAATATAGTGATAACATGGAATCTCCCGTAGACTTCGCAGGATATGGTTTATTAGCGCTAACTCGTGGTGAAAAAGTAAGAGATACTGTGATTGAAAATCTTAGAGAAATCACTGATTATTATGGTCATAAAAGGTTTTCCAAGGAAGAGTTTAAAAATTGGAATCAAGAGAAAAAAGATTTCATGCTCAAGGAAATGCAAAACTATGCTGATACTAGTATCGGAAGATTTCTAGCAGGGCTAATGACATTTCCTGATAAGACTAAAATTACTATTATCGACTTCTTGTCCCTAGACAAGAGAGATAGAGAAGCAATTAGTACAATAATTTCCTCATTAGCTGATAATCCTGTTCTTCATAAAGATTATGAGGACTAA
- a CDS encoding transcriptional regulator — translation MFSLSKESEHDLTNRISTVIENYLAVREQPKPRLTGLISAQEAMDELDIKYKTLQKWEGAGLRRYQPPLEDTRKVYYKVTDILKFLGVDDGKD, via the coding sequence ATGTTTAGTTTGAGTAAAGAAAGCGAACATGATTTGACTAATAGAATAAGCACGGTTATAGAAAACTATCTAGCAGTTCGAGAACAACCTAAACCACGACTAACTGGTTTAATATCAGCACAAGAAGCTATGGACGAGTTAGATATAAAATACAAAACTTTGCAAAAGTGGGAAGGTGCAGGACTAAGACGTTACCAACCACCACTAGAAGATACTAGAAAAGTCTATTACAAAGTTACGGATATTTTGAAGTTCCTGGGGGTAGATGATGGCAAAGACTAA
- a CDS encoding type II toxin-antitoxin system RelB/DinJ family antitoxin yields MNVLEKNTQVKFKTNRDLLEKAKVIITEQNLDMTVSFNLFLEYIVEHKALPFETQVDKEREELLSGLRAEIARSFEDLEHGRTCSLDEVRANLGI; encoded by the coding sequence ATGAATGTTTTAGAAAAAAACACACAGGTAAAGTTTAAGACTAACAGAGACTTGTTAGAGAAGGCTAAAGTTATTATCACAGAGCAAAATCTTGATATGACAGTCAGTTTTAACTTGTTTTTAGAGTATATTGTAGAACATAAAGCCTTGCCATTTGAAACTCAAGTAGATAAAGAAAGAGAAGAACTTCTATCAGGGTTGCGTGCTGAAATTGCCCGTAGCTTTGAAGATTTAGAACATGGAAGAACTTGCAGCCTTGATGAAGTGAGGGCTAACCTTGGAATTTAA
- a CDS encoding type IV secretion system DNA-binding domain-containing protein has translation MTSQSRDVLNQSFLQSYLLQSLNMALGALMQGETSYTNSFNVIIQEDGFVFVPRLPCAYILDDDLYKKIFLIANASLYPQYTLLKQNATYFVPLDTDDLHIQRGLFFPWKRGISERLAIPDLDKFSARLPHGKIPIMKHFELNLDKVNHWAIAGNSGSGKSYALTYFLSVLKHMSDLIIIDPKFDTPSRWARENHISVIHPVENRSKSDFVSQVNEQLSQCANLIQKRQAILYDNPNHQFTHLTIVIDEVLALSEGVNKNIKEAFFSLLSQIALLGRATKIHLFLVSQRFDHNTIPISVREQLNVLLQIGNINQKTTQFLFPDLDPEGIVIPTGHGTGIIQVIDNEHPYQVLPLLCPTYYTKRGIL, from the coding sequence ATGACCTCACAATCTCGTGATGTGCTGAACCAATCTTTCCTGCAATCTTACCTGCTCCAGAGCCTAAACATGGCTCTAGGGGCTTTAATGCAGGGGGAAACCAGCTATACTAATTCTTTTAACGTCATTATTCAAGAAGACGGCTTTGTCTTTGTCCCTCGCCTACCGTGCGCTTATATCCTCGATGACGACTTATACAAGAAAATCTTTCTGATTGCCAATGCTTCACTTTACCCACAATATACGCTTCTAAAACAAAATGCTACCTATTTTGTCCCTCTAGACACAGATGACTTACACATTCAACGTGGTTTATTCTTCCCTTGGAAAAGAGGGATTTCAGAACGTTTAGCGATTCCTGATTTGGATAAGTTTTCAGCCAGATTGCCACATGGGAAAATCCCTATCATGAAGCACTTTGAACTCAATTTAGACAAGGTCAATCACTGGGCTATTGCTGGAAATTCAGGTTCTGGGAAATCGTATGCTCTCACTTACTTCTTGAGTGTACTGAAGCATATGTCTGACTTGATTATCATTGACCCGAAATTTGATACCCCAAGTCGTTGGGCAAGAGAAAATCATATTTCCGTTATCCACCCTGTCGAAAACCGTTCAAAATCTGATTTTGTATCACAGGTCAACGAACAATTAAGTCAATGTGCAAATCTCATTCAAAAACGACAAGCTATCTTGTATGATAATCCCAACCATCAATTTACCCATCTAACTATTGTTATTGATGAAGTCCTAGCTCTATCAGAGGGAGTCAATAAGAATATCAAAGAAGCATTTTTCTCCTTACTCTCACAGATTGCCTTGTTAGGACGTGCTACCAAAATCCATCTATTTTTAGTAAGTCAGCGTTTTGACCACAATACTATCCCAATTTCAGTAAGGGAACAGCTAAACGTATTGTTACAAATTGGAAATATCAATCAGAAAACTACTCAATTTTTATTTCCTGACCTCGATCCAGAGGGGATTGTCATTCCAACAGGACATGGTACAGGTATCATCCAAGTTATCGACAATGAACACCCCTACCAAGTTCTGCCCCTACTCTGTCCAACCTACTACACTAAGCGAGGTATCCTATGA
- a CDS encoding phage major capsid protein, translated as MTINLAKQKENLEAYIRSTGYNTRGMNVENNHVLIEKPILDSYEDEHQRKELVDLVNVIETRTRGGKYEVTDFESDSLQEVSENSVERTEADKKKTISVDYLVKLFSGKLDFSQEQLDDGQYNLTDFLGKKIIKLKRRTRNREIGKILQTAKVQTATSLDDLKSIVSLINPERNVSMVISQSLFSVLEKMKDTSGNYLLKVDKETGTSETFFVDNFLIVDDTTLGNKGEKKGFIGDLENFVTLFDRKKDTLSWVNANGYFGKRLILHTRFDVKKVEEDCGYFIQWN; from the coding sequence ATGACAATTAACTTAGCTAAACAAAAAGAAAATCTAGAAGCTTATATCCGAAGTACAGGTTATAACACTAGAGGGATGAATGTAGAAAATAATCATGTACTCATTGAAAAACCAATCCTTGATAGTTACGAAGATGAACATCAACGTAAAGAACTGGTTGATCTAGTAAATGTTATTGAGACTCGTACCCGTGGTGGGAAGTATGAAGTAACTGACTTTGAATCTGATTCATTACAAGAAGTTAGCGAAAATTCGGTTGAGAGAACAGAAGCAGATAAAAAGAAAACTATCAGCGTTGATTACTTAGTTAAATTATTCAGTGGAAAACTTGATTTTTCACAGGAGCAATTAGATGATGGCCAATATAATTTAACGGATTTTCTTGGTAAGAAGATTATTAAATTAAAACGTAGAACACGAAATAGAGAGATTGGGAAAATTCTCCAAACTGCGAAAGTACAGACCGCTACAAGTCTGGATGACTTGAAATCTATTGTTTCTTTAATTAATCCAGAGCGCAATGTATCTATGGTTATTAGTCAATCACTATTTAGTGTCTTAGAAAAAATGAAAGATACTTCAGGAAATTATCTTCTTAAAGTTGATAAAGAGACAGGAACAAGTGAAACATTCTTTGTAGATAACTTTTTAATTGTAGATGATACAACATTAGGGAATAAAGGTGAGAAAAAAGGCTTTATCGGAGATCTAGAAAACTTTGTTACTTTGTTTGATCGCAAGAAAGATACACTTAGTTGGGTGAATGCGAATGGCTATTTTGGGAAACGGTTGATTTTACATACCCGATTTGATGTAAAAAAAGTTGAAGAAGATTGTGGTTACTTTATTCAATGGAACTAG
- a CDS encoding MerR family transcriptional regulator — MNNEKLEQIEQLLQTLIKLIQIKEQNIPLKIIQQRELLKQLNISPNTLKTWEQKGLKRLEPPIEGTRTVFYLLDDIINFLQS; from the coding sequence ATGAATAACGAAAAATTAGAACAAATTGAACAACTATTGCAAACACTTATCAAACTCATTCAAATCAAAGAACAGAACATACCACTAAAGATAATACAACAGCGAGAATTGCTAAAACAGCTAAATATCTCCCCAAACACATTAAAAACTTGGGAACAAAAAGGATTAAAAAGATTAGAACCTCCTATAGAGGGAACTCGAACCGTCTTCTATCTACTAGATGATATTATCAACTTTTTACAATCCTAA
- a CDS encoding DUF7720 family protein has translation MAYSVPILKNVYNLKLLLLLDFKVEDKELLDYLVSTWKYRDLVLHLVEIHKTENLKKNRIKHIILNKYGIIRIIKQWRWL, from the coding sequence GTGGCTTATAGTGTACCGATACTAAAGAATGTATACAATCTTAAGTTATTACTCCTATTAGATTTTAAGGTAGAAGATAAAGAGTTACTAGATTACTTAGTATCAACTTGGAAGTATCGTGATCTAGTGCTTCACTTAGTAGAGATACATAAGACAGAAAATTTAAAAAAAAATAGAATTAAACATATTATACTTAACAAGTATGGTATAATAAGAATAATAAAACAATGGAGGTGGCTGTGA